Proteins encoded together in one Schumannella luteola window:
- a CDS encoding RNA-binding protein — translation MLAPALEHLVKGIVDHPDDVRVASIDSSRGEVLEVRVHPEDLGRVIGRSGRTAKALRTLVTALADGRRVRVDVVDTDEA, via the coding sequence GTGCTCGCACCCGCGCTGGAACACCTCGTCAAGGGGATCGTCGATCACCCCGATGACGTCCGCGTGGCTTCGATCGACTCCTCGCGCGGCGAGGTCCTCGAGGTGCGCGTGCACCCCGAGGACCTCGGCCGCGTGATCGGCCGTTCGGGACGCACGGCCAAGGCCCTCCGCACCCTCGTCACGGCGCTCGCCGACGGCCGCCGCGTGCGCGTCGACGTGGTCGACACCGACGAGGCGTGA
- the rimM gene encoding ribosome maturation factor RimM (Essential for efficient processing of 16S rRNA), producing the protein MSPRKPPRTPRTQLRVARLVKAHGLKGALKLELYTDDPDRRFTPGATFALQVPTSSSWHGKSLELAELRFYNGSPVAFFVGVDDRTAAETLVKAVLWIDQDLDEVTDEEDAWFDHQLVGLSAVRDGQTVGQIARVEHLPAQDLLVVATDAGEVLVPFVKAIVPSVDVEAGIVTLTPPVGLFEDIPDADAADAAERESGSGDGGSRRPPVPRRTSRRRPAAAGGAEKPSADDTADVAEPAGSDDAEASETDAQ; encoded by the coding sequence GTGAGTCCTCGCAAGCCGCCCCGCACGCCCCGCACTCAGCTGCGGGTCGCTCGCCTGGTGAAGGCCCACGGCCTCAAGGGCGCCCTCAAGCTCGAGCTGTACACCGACGATCCCGATCGTCGCTTCACGCCCGGCGCGACCTTCGCGCTGCAGGTGCCGACCTCGTCGTCGTGGCACGGCAAGTCGCTCGAGCTGGCTGAGCTGCGCTTCTACAACGGCAGCCCCGTCGCCTTCTTCGTCGGCGTCGACGACCGCACCGCGGCCGAGACGCTCGTGAAGGCGGTGCTCTGGATCGATCAGGATCTCGACGAGGTCACCGACGAAGAGGATGCGTGGTTCGACCACCAGCTCGTCGGCCTCTCCGCGGTGCGCGACGGGCAGACCGTCGGCCAGATCGCCCGCGTCGAGCACCTGCCCGCGCAGGATCTGCTCGTCGTCGCGACCGACGCCGGCGAGGTGCTCGTGCCGTTCGTCAAGGCGATCGTGCCGAGCGTCGACGTCGAGGCCGGCATCGTCACGCTGACCCCGCCGGTCGGTCTCTTCGAGGACATCCCCGACGCGGATGCCGCCGATGCCGCCGAGCGCGAGTCGGGATCCGGCGACGGCGGCAGCCGTCGCCCGCCGGTGCCGCGCCGCACCTCGCGTCGTCGCCCGGCCGCGGCCGGCGGCGCCGAGAAGCCGTCTGCTGACGACACGGCCGACGTCGCGGAGCCCGCCGGGTCCGACGACGCCGAGGCTTCGGAGACCGACGCCCAGTAG
- a CDS encoding DUF559 domain-containing protein, with protein MTRILSYRMLRDEGATRHDIERALATGEARRVRRGWYAVGIVDPLVEHAVACGGTVTCSGALRRHGIWVLRASEHVRIDGHARQHRAHRTRVHRLSGSARDGVDDPMTALVVAATCLTHEELVCAIDSAMNRGVIGELPPSQPDRRLVRAIAAHDPRSESGIETLARLRLIAAGIRPRLQVTIHGVGRVDLLIGDRLVVELDGDEWHSTAEARERDRRRDSALTALGYLRIRAGYHRVVSEWPQVLAEILAVVRRHEHKWGARRRREHSVG; from the coding sequence GTGACCCGGATACTCAGCTACAGGATGCTCCGTGACGAGGGCGCGACGCGCCACGACATCGAGCGCGCGCTCGCGACGGGCGAGGCGCGTCGTGTTCGGCGAGGGTGGTACGCGGTGGGCATCGTCGATCCTCTCGTCGAGCACGCGGTTGCCTGCGGCGGGACGGTCACCTGCTCGGGAGCTCTGCGCCGACACGGGATCTGGGTGCTCCGTGCATCGGAGCACGTGCGGATCGACGGCCACGCTCGCCAGCACCGTGCGCACCGGACGCGAGTTCACCGTCTCAGCGGTTCTGCGCGCGACGGAGTGGATGACCCGATGACCGCGCTCGTCGTCGCGGCGACCTGCCTGACCCACGAAGAGCTCGTATGCGCGATCGACTCCGCGATGAACCGCGGTGTCATCGGCGAACTTCCACCGTCTCAGCCCGACCGTCGACTCGTCCGAGCGATCGCTGCGCACGACCCGCGCAGCGAGTCAGGCATCGAGACCCTGGCGCGACTCCGCCTGATCGCTGCCGGCATTCGCCCGCGACTGCAGGTCACGATCCACGGCGTCGGTCGAGTGGATCTGCTGATCGGAGATCGGCTCGTCGTCGAACTTGACGGCGACGAATGGCATTCCACCGCGGAAGCTCGAGAACGCGATCGCCGTCGGGACTCTGCTCTCACGGCGCTCGGCTATCTGCGCATCCGCGCCGGCTACCACCGCGTCGTCAGTGAGTGGCCGCAGGTGCTGGCCGAGATCCTCGCGGTCGTCCGCCGCCACGAGCACAAGTGGGGTGCTCGGCGGCGACGAGAGCACAGCGTCGGTTGA
- the trmD gene encoding tRNA (guanosine(37)-N1)-methyltransferase TrmD, whose translation MRVDIFTIFPEFFSVLDVSLLGKARTSGLLDLGVHDLRGFATDRHRSVDDTPYGGGAGMVMKPEPWGQALDSVVTPASTVIFPSPAGEVFTQRRARDLSTREHLVFACGRYEGIDQRVIDDAASRAEVIELSLGDYVLNGGEVATMAVVEAVGRLIPGVVGNPESLTEESHEDGLLEYPSYTKPAEWRGREVPPILLSGHHAQIAAWRREQQIERTRRVRPELLPEELREVD comes from the coding sequence GTGCGCGTCGACATCTTCACGATCTTCCCGGAGTTCTTCTCCGTGCTCGACGTCTCGCTGCTCGGCAAGGCCCGCACCAGCGGACTGCTCGACCTCGGCGTGCACGACCTGCGCGGCTTCGCGACCGACCGGCACCGCAGCGTCGACGACACGCCCTACGGCGGCGGCGCCGGCATGGTCATGAAGCCGGAGCCCTGGGGGCAGGCGCTCGACTCCGTTGTGACGCCCGCATCCACCGTGATCTTCCCGAGCCCGGCCGGCGAGGTCTTCACCCAGCGCCGCGCCCGCGACCTGAGCACGCGCGAGCACCTCGTCTTCGCCTGCGGGCGCTACGAGGGCATCGACCAGCGCGTGATCGACGACGCCGCGAGTCGCGCGGAGGTCATCGAGCTCAGCCTCGGCGACTACGTGCTCAACGGCGGCGAGGTCGCCACCATGGCCGTCGTCGAGGCGGTCGGGCGGCTGATCCCCGGCGTCGTCGGCAACCCGGAGAGCCTCACCGAGGAGAGCCACGAGGATGGCCTGCTCGAGTATCCGAGCTACACGAAGCCCGCCGAGTGGCGCGGCCGCGAGGTGCCGCCGATCCTGCTCAGCGGACACCACGCGCAGATCGCCGCGTGGCGTCGCGAGCAGCAGATCGAGCGCACGCGGCGAGTTCGACCCGAGCTGCTGCCGGAGGAGCTGCGCGAGGTCGACTGA
- the map gene encoding type I methionyl aminopeptidase, producing MIELRTPAEIEQMRPAGAFVASVLEATRDAAAVGVNLLELDALAHDMIRAAGAESCYIDYHPSFGASPFGKVICTSVNDAVLHGLPHDYTLRDGDLLSLDFAASVDGWVSDSAVSLIVGTPREEDERLIQVTAEALDAGVAQAVVGKRIGDISAAIGDVAADAGLEVNLDFGGHGVGRVMHGDPHVPNDGRRKRGVPLRPGLVFAIEPWFLHTTDEIFTDPDGWTLRSADGSRGAHWEHTVAITEDGPIVLTARSS from the coding sequence GTGATCGAACTGCGCACCCCCGCCGAGATCGAGCAGATGCGCCCGGCCGGCGCCTTCGTCGCCAGCGTGCTCGAGGCCACCCGCGACGCCGCCGCGGTCGGCGTCAACCTGCTGGAGCTGGATGCGCTCGCGCACGACATGATCCGCGCCGCCGGAGCCGAGAGCTGCTACATCGACTACCACCCGTCGTTCGGCGCCTCGCCCTTCGGCAAGGTCATCTGCACCTCGGTCAACGACGCGGTGCTGCACGGACTCCCCCACGACTACACGCTGCGCGACGGCGACCTGCTGAGCCTCGACTTCGCGGCGAGCGTCGACGGCTGGGTCTCCGACTCCGCCGTGTCGCTCATCGTCGGCACCCCGCGCGAGGAGGACGAGCGCCTCATCCAGGTCACCGCTGAGGCGCTGGACGCGGGCGTCGCCCAGGCGGTCGTCGGCAAGCGCATCGGCGACATCTCGGCCGCGATCGGCGACGTCGCCGCGGATGCGGGCCTCGAGGTCAACCTCGACTTCGGCGGCCACGGCGTCGGCCGGGTGATGCACGGCGACCCGCACGTGCCGAACGACGGTCGCCGCAAGCGCGGTGTGCCGCTGCGCCCGGGACTCGTGTTCGCGATCGAGCCGTGGTTCCTGCACACGACCGACGAGATCTTCACCGACCCCGACGGCTGGACGCTGCGCAGCGCCGACGGATCGCGCGGCGCCCACTGGGAGCACACGGTCGCGATCACCGAAGACGGTCCGATCGTCCTCACCGCGCGCTCGAGCTGA
- the rplS gene encoding 50S ribosomal protein L19: MSHILDVVDAASLRSDIPDFRPGDTVKVHVNIIEGSRSRIQVFQGAVIGRSGEGVRETFTVRKVSFQVGVERTFPVHSPVIDHIEIVTRGDVRRAKLYYLRELRGKKAKIKEKRDA, translated from the coding sequence ATGTCCCACATTCTCGACGTCGTCGATGCAGCATCGCTGCGCTCGGACATCCCCGACTTCCGCCCCGGTGACACCGTCAAGGTGCACGTGAACATCATCGAGGGCTCGCGCTCGCGTATCCAGGTCTTCCAGGGCGCCGTCATCGGCCGCTCGGGCGAGGGCGTCCGCGAGACCTTCACGGTCCGCAAGGTCAGCTTCCAGGTGGGCGTCGAGCGCACCTTCCCGGTGCACTCGCCGGTCATCGATCACATCGAGATCGTGACCCGCGGTGACGTGCGTCGCGCGAAGCTCTATTACCTGCGTGAGCTGCGCGGCAAGAAGGCCAAGATCAAGGAGAAGCGCGACGCGTAA
- the lepB gene encoding signal peptidase I, with protein sequence MTTADENAHARDEADDSVEADAAELPRRRGTERRAVVEARKPRGWKLFLRDLVVIIVAAVIISFLIKTFLIRSFYIPSESMEQTLIVNDRVIVNELQPKVFGLERGDVVVFKDPGGWLDGTAKTEQPTGLAGFFNEALGVIGLTAPDSDDHLIKRVIGLPGDTVKCCNSLGQMTVNDVPLDEPYAQLPEGTKRVSADDFEVTVPQDAIWVMGDNRYNSKDSRYNQQNPGKGFVPYDDVVGRAFVISWPTSRWTWLDDYPLTFDGVPDRSASAKPLGG encoded by the coding sequence ATGACCACGGCGGACGAGAACGCGCACGCACGCGACGAGGCCGACGACAGCGTCGAGGCGGATGCCGCCGAGCTGCCGCGCCGCCGTGGCACCGAGCGGCGCGCCGTCGTCGAGGCGCGCAAGCCGCGCGGCTGGAAGCTGTTCCTGCGCGACCTGGTGGTCATCATCGTCGCCGCGGTGATCATCTCCTTCCTCATCAAGACCTTCCTGATCCGGTCGTTCTACATCCCCTCGGAGTCGATGGAGCAGACGCTCATCGTCAACGACCGGGTGATCGTCAACGAGCTGCAGCCGAAGGTGTTCGGCCTCGAGCGCGGCGACGTCGTCGTGTTCAAGGATCCGGGCGGCTGGCTCGACGGCACCGCCAAGACCGAGCAGCCGACCGGACTGGCCGGCTTCTTCAACGAGGCGCTCGGCGTGATCGGCCTCACCGCGCCCGACAGCGACGACCACCTCATCAAGCGCGTCATCGGGCTGCCGGGCGACACCGTCAAGTGCTGCAACAGCCTCGGCCAGATGACCGTCAACGACGTTCCGCTCGACGAGCCCTACGCGCAGCTGCCTGAGGGCACGAAGCGCGTCTCGGCCGACGACTTCGAGGTCACGGTTCCCCAGGACGCGATCTGGGTCATGGGCGACAACCGCTACAACTCCAAGGATTCGCGCTACAACCAGCAGAACCCGGGCAAGGGCTTCGTGCCCTACGACGACGTGGTCGGACGCGCGTTCGTGATCAGCTGGCCGACGAGCCGCTGGACCTGGCTCGACGACTACCCGCTCACCTTCGACGGCGTTCCCGACAGATCGGCGTCGGCGAAGCCGCTGGGCGGATGA
- a CDS encoding ribonuclease HII encodes MTVVDPDLRFEKRLLREGAELVIGVDEVGRGAIAGPVAVGVSVVDAAVARIPVGLRDSKLLSERRREELHPKVQRWARHQAVGVASNEEVDRLGIIAALGLAGTRALTAVLAEGVALGAARVILDGSHDWLTPALRSAGAGAGVGAGAGAGVGQAAGGFAGMTVTTRVKADMTCASVAAASVLAKVQRDRFMIASHERLPEYNWVSNKGYASADHYAAIERIGASDLHRWSWLRQPTLLDL; translated from the coding sequence ATGACCGTCGTCGATCCCGACCTCCGCTTCGAGAAGCGGCTGCTGCGCGAGGGCGCGGAGCTCGTGATCGGCGTGGACGAGGTCGGTCGCGGGGCCATCGCCGGTCCGGTGGCGGTCGGCGTGAGCGTCGTGGATGCGGCGGTCGCGCGCATCCCCGTCGGCCTGCGCGATTCGAAGCTGCTCAGCGAGAGGCGCCGCGAGGAGCTGCACCCGAAGGTGCAGCGCTGGGCGCGGCACCAGGCGGTCGGGGTGGCCTCGAACGAGGAGGTCGATCGGCTCGGCATCATCGCCGCGCTCGGACTCGCCGGCACGCGCGCTCTGACGGCCGTGCTCGCCGAGGGCGTCGCGCTCGGCGCGGCCCGGGTGATCCTCGACGGCTCGCACGACTGGCTGACGCCGGCGCTGCGCTCGGCGGGTGCCGGTGCCGGCGTCGGCGCTGGCGCTGGCGCTGGCGTGGGTCAGGCTGCCGGCGGCTTCGCGGGGATGACCGTGACGACCCGCGTGAAGGCCGATATGACGTGCGCGAGCGTGGCCGCGGCATCCGTGCTGGCGAAGGTGCAGCGCGACCGCTTCATGATCGCGTCGCATGAGCGGCTGCCCGAGTACAACTGGGTGTCGAACAAGGGCTACGCCTCGGCCGACCACTACGCCGCGATCGAGCGGATCGGCGCGAGCGACCTGCATCGCTGGTCGTGGCTGCGACAGCCGACGCTGCTCGATCTCTGA
- a CDS encoding pentapeptide repeat-containing protein, producing MAATADAARSLSGLSLRSASLRDASLRDASLHSASLHSGDLGRSSTDRGRASAATRARI from the coding sequence GTGGCTGCGACAGCCGACGCTGCTCGATCTCTGAGCGGGCTCTCCCTCCGCAGCGCGTCCCTCCGCGACGCGTCCCTCCGCGACGCGTCCCTCCACAGCGCGTCCCTCCACAGCGGCGATCTCGGCCGCTCATCCACCGATCGCGGTCGCGCGTCGGCGGCGACCCGCGCTCGGATCTAG
- a CDS encoding DUF2469 family protein → MDDEDLDDYDREVELALYREYRDVVGQFKYVVETERRFYLANEVTLERKDTEHDFYFELAMTDVWVWDVYRADRFVKSVRVLTFKDVNVEMLGERELELPKELAIDE, encoded by the coding sequence ATGGATGACGAGGATCTCGACGACTACGACCGTGAGGTCGAGCTCGCCCTGTACCGCGAGTACCGCGATGTGGTGGGCCAGTTCAAGTACGTGGTCGAGACGGAGCGGCGGTTCTACCTCGCCAACGAGGTCACGCTCGAGCGCAAGGACACCGAGCACGACTTCTACTTCGAGCTCGCGATGACCGACGTGTGGGTGTGGGATGTCTACCGCGCCGACCGCTTCGTGAAGAGCGTGCGCGTGCTCACCTTCAAAGACGTCAACGTCGAGATGCTCGGCGAGCGGGAGCTCGAGCTGCCCAAGGAGCTGGCGATCGACGAGTAG
- a CDS encoding thermonuclease family protein, producing MRRRRSRLPLLLGVAIAVVVIGMLTGVIKLDDLGRFGIPDHGDVDAPASAVPATAAPSTAGPVIGASAVIPATAAAATIVRVVDGDTVVVRRDGRGGQETVRLAGIDTPETVKPNSPVECWGPEASAHTTELLPAGTAVRLEPDPTQGDADRYGRLLRYLWVPASTNDGTGSLVNLTLVREGFAEAYRDRHARWQEFQDAQSAARSENAGLWGAC from the coding sequence ATGCGACGCCGCCGCTCACGCCTGCCCCTGCTGCTGGGCGTCGCGATCGCCGTGGTCGTCATCGGCATGCTCACCGGCGTCATCAAGCTCGATGATCTCGGCCGGTTCGGCATCCCCGACCACGGCGACGTCGACGCACCGGCCTCGGCTGTCCCGGCGACCGCGGCGCCCTCGACCGCGGGGCCCGTCATCGGCGCCTCCGCCGTCATCCCCGCGACAGCCGCGGCCGCCACGATCGTGCGCGTCGTCGACGGCGACACGGTCGTCGTGCGTCGCGACGGCCGCGGTGGCCAGGAGACCGTGCGCCTCGCCGGGATCGACACCCCGGAGACGGTCAAGCCGAACTCGCCGGTCGAGTGCTGGGGCCCGGAGGCCAGCGCGCACACGACGGAGCTGCTGCCGGCGGGCACCGCCGTGCGCCTCGAACCCGACCCGACGCAGGGAGACGCGGATCGCTACGGGCGGCTGCTGCGCTACCTCTGGGTTCCCGCGTCGACGAACGACGGCACCGGATCCCTCGTCAACCTCACGCTCGTGCGCGAGGGCTTCGCCGAGGCATACCGCGATCGGCACGCCCGCTGGCAGGAGTTCCAGGATGCGCAGTCGGCGGCTCGATCCGAGAACGCCGGGCTGTGGGGAGCCTGCTGA
- a CDS encoding YraN family protein: MAAKDELGRRGERIAEEHLIRSGIRVVDRNWRCSIGEIDLVARDGDDVVFVEVKTRRGIGYGHPLEAITPVKLARLRRLAGAWCAAHPEVRGAVRIDAIGIVAARDTAPVVEHLQGVYR, encoded by the coding sequence ATGGCAGCGAAAGACGAACTCGGCCGGCGCGGCGAGCGCATCGCCGAAGAGCACCTGATCCGCAGCGGCATCCGCGTCGTCGACCGCAACTGGCGGTGCTCGATCGGCGAGATCGACCTGGTGGCCCGTGACGGCGACGACGTCGTCTTCGTCGAGGTGAAGACGCGGCGCGGCATCGGCTACGGACATCCGCTCGAGGCGATCACGCCGGTCAAGCTCGCACGTCTGCGACGGCTGGCGGGCGCGTGGTGCGCCGCCCATCCCGAGGTGCGCGGCGCCGTGCGGATCGACGCGATCGGCATCGTCGCCGCCCGCGACACGGCTCCGGTCGTCGAGCACCTGCAGGGGGTCTACCGATGA
- a CDS encoding YifB family Mg chelatase-like AAA ATPase, with protein MSVARTQAIALLGIEGALVEVEADLQQGALPGFSLIGLPDTSLGEARERVRAAAANSGHPLSPRRMTINLSPASLPKHGSAFDLAIAMAALAAEGVVSAESVERVVHLGELGLDGRLRPVPGVLPAVLAAARAGVETIIVPSGDESEASLVPGIRVIGMPSLREALIFHGAEIESEPVDPILRAAPGSADEPERAVEALDLRDVAGNAEAVEALRIAAAGGHHLMLLGPPGAGKTMLVSRLPGLLPDLSTEQALEVGSLRSLSGLPLGAQLSHRPPLESPHHTATTAAIVGGGSRTIRPGAAARASHGVLFLDEAPEFSPATLDALRQPLESGRLTVHRASATAHFPAAFQLVLAANPCPCGQAGSPDADCVCSPMARRRYLQRLSGPLLDRVDIRLRVHRVTAAQLRLAVDEPTVSTAVARDAVLQARDRAHHRLARTPWRRNVELPGTWLRSGDGAPAAGATAPLDRALERGVLSMRGYDRVLRLKWIASGHT; from the coding sequence ATGAGCGTCGCGCGCACGCAGGCGATCGCCCTGCTCGGCATCGAGGGCGCCCTCGTCGAGGTCGAGGCCGACCTCCAGCAGGGTGCGCTGCCCGGCTTCTCGCTCATCGGACTGCCCGACACCTCGCTCGGCGAGGCGCGCGAGCGGGTGCGCGCCGCGGCGGCCAACTCGGGGCATCCGCTGTCGCCCCGCCGGATGACCATCAACCTCTCGCCCGCCTCGCTGCCGAAGCACGGCTCCGCTTTCGATCTCGCGATCGCGATGGCCGCGCTCGCCGCCGAAGGCGTCGTCTCGGCCGAGTCGGTCGAGCGGGTCGTGCACCTCGGCGAGCTCGGACTCGACGGGCGACTGCGTCCGGTGCCGGGGGTGCTGCCGGCGGTCCTCGCCGCGGCGCGGGCCGGGGTCGAGACGATCATCGTGCCGAGCGGCGACGAGTCCGAGGCCTCGCTCGTTCCGGGCATCCGCGTCATCGGGATGCCGAGCCTGCGCGAGGCACTGATCTTCCACGGGGCCGAGATCGAGAGCGAGCCGGTCGATCCGATCCTGCGCGCGGCACCGGGGTCGGCCGACGAGCCCGAGCGCGCCGTCGAGGCCCTCGACCTGCGCGACGTCGCGGGCAACGCCGAGGCGGTGGAGGCGCTGCGCATCGCGGCGGCGGGCGGACACCACCTGATGCTGCTCGGGCCTCCCGGCGCCGGCAAGACGATGCTCGTCTCACGACTCCCCGGACTGCTGCCCGATCTCAGCACCGAGCAGGCGCTCGAGGTCGGATCGCTCCGTTCGCTCTCGGGTCTCCCGCTCGGCGCTCAGCTGTCGCATCGGCCTCCGCTCGAGTCGCCGCACCACACGGCGACGACTGCCGCGATCGTCGGTGGAGGTTCGCGCACGATCCGCCCCGGCGCCGCGGCGCGCGCCTCTCACGGCGTGCTGTTCCTCGACGAGGCGCCCGAGTTCTCACCGGCGACCCTGGATGCGCTGCGGCAGCCGCTCGAGTCCGGCCGGCTGACCGTGCATCGGGCCTCGGCGACCGCGCACTTCCCGGCCGCATTCCAGCTCGTGCTGGCCGCGAACCCGTGCCCCTGCGGGCAGGCCGGATCGCCGGACGCCGACTGCGTCTGCTCGCCGATGGCACGGCGGCGCTATCTGCAGCGACTCAGCGGCCCGCTGCTCGATCGTGTCGACATCCGCCTGCGCGTGCACCGGGTCACGGCCGCGCAGCTGCGCCTCGCCGTCGACGAGCCGACCGTCTCGACCGCTGTCGCGCGCGACGCGGTCCTCCAGGCGCGCGACCGCGCACATCACCGACTCGCGAGAACCCCGTGGCGTCGCAACGTCGAACTGCCGGGCACCTGGCTGCGTTCCGGCGACGGCGCTCCCGCCGCCGGCGCGACCGCGCCGCTCGACCGTGCGCTCGAGCGCGGCGTGCTGAGCATGCGCGGCTACGACCGCGTGCTGCGCCTCAAATGGATTGCATCAGGACATACTTAG
- a CDS encoding recombinase family protein, whose protein sequence is MPIFDIYARQSLDVKEGITRQIERCTQLIEARGGTVGEIYRDNDTSASKVRGPKTAWGRMLDAEPRPLVAVDLDRLLRTVADLTTIIGTGRKVVTVDGEIDLTTADGEFRATMLAGIARFEVRRKAERQRRANGHRRGLGIPAGGRRAFGYTRLESGAATVTATRQGADGREFPAYGHEPLEPEASAVRQGYDLLLAGATLRSIARAWNDAGLATTVGHAWEPYAVRGVLASPRYAALVTPPRAATGGQSAAHNLGLADLPVGSWEPLVSPETWAAARDLLSDPGRRSNPGGMPKSLLSGIAVCGVCGAPMKAGMVRNILVYRCGASPHLARKRADADHYVTEVVIERLSRPDAADLLTSRDAPDVDALRRDLREAQQGEANVLSMVARGLTSMRAAEASLRDVRKRIGELEAAMSDAGKVDVLGPLVSAGDVRTVWQALDSDRQRAVVKALMTLELRSPGKGSRAPRDGAARLAHTAATVGITWH, encoded by the coding sequence ATGCCCATCTTCGACATCTACGCGCGCCAGTCCCTCGACGTCAAAGAGGGCATCACTCGGCAGATCGAGCGATGCACCCAGCTCATCGAGGCCCGCGGCGGCACGGTCGGCGAGATCTACCGCGACAACGACACGAGCGCGAGCAAGGTGCGCGGCCCGAAGACCGCCTGGGGCCGGATGCTCGACGCGGAGCCGCGCCCGCTCGTCGCCGTCGACCTCGACCGACTGCTGCGCACCGTCGCCGACCTCACCACGATCATCGGCACCGGCCGCAAGGTGGTCACGGTCGACGGCGAGATCGACCTCACCACCGCGGACGGCGAGTTCAGGGCGACGATGCTGGCGGGTATCGCTCGATTCGAGGTGCGACGCAAGGCCGAGCGCCAGCGTCGCGCGAACGGCCACCGCCGCGGCCTCGGCATCCCCGCCGGCGGGCGGCGCGCGTTCGGGTACACCCGCCTCGAGAGCGGAGCGGCGACGGTCACGGCGACGCGACAGGGCGCGGACGGGCGCGAGTTCCCCGCCTACGGTCACGAGCCGCTCGAGCCCGAGGCGAGCGCCGTGAGGCAGGGCTACGACCTCCTGCTCGCCGGGGCGACGCTGCGCTCGATCGCGCGGGCATGGAACGACGCTGGGCTGGCGACGACGGTCGGACACGCGTGGGAGCCCTACGCCGTGCGCGGGGTGCTGGCGAGCCCTCGCTACGCCGCGCTCGTCACCCCGCCCCGGGCCGCGACGGGCGGGCAGTCCGCCGCTCACAACCTCGGCCTCGCCGATCTGCCTGTCGGGTCGTGGGAACCGCTCGTGAGCCCCGAGACGTGGGCGGCGGCGCGCGACCTCCTGAGCGACCCAGGGCGACGCAGCAACCCAGGCGGGATGCCGAAGTCGCTTCTGTCCGGGATCGCCGTCTGTGGCGTCTGCGGCGCCCCGATGAAGGCGGGCATGGTGCGCAACATCCTCGTCTACCGGTGCGGCGCGTCGCCCCACCTCGCACGCAAGCGCGCCGACGCCGACCACTACGTCACCGAGGTCGTCATCGAGCGCCTGAGCCGCCCGGATGCCGCGGACCTGCTCACGAGCCGGGATGCGCCCGACGTGGATGCGCTCCGGCGCGACCTCCGCGAGGCGCAGCAGGGCGAGGCGAACGTGCTCAGCATGGTCGCGCGCGGGCTGACGTCGATGCGCGCGGCCGAGGCGTCACTGCGCGACGTGCGCAAGCGGATCGGCGAGCTCGAGGCGGCGATGAGCGACGCGGGGAAGGTGGACGTGCTCGGGCCGCTCGTGTCGGCGGGCGACGTGCGCACGGTCTGGCAGGCGCTCGACAGCGACCGTCAGCGCGCCGTCGTCAAGGCGCTCATGACGCTCGAGCTGCGCTCGCCGGGGAAGGGCTCACGCGCACCCCGCGACGGCGCCGCCCGCCTCGCGCACACGGCGGCGACGGTCGGGATCACCTGGCACTAG